TTTCAGTGCCATCGCACCGAGCTGGATTCGATTCTGGAAGAGTGCTGCGAGCAATCGAGCGCTTAGCTTATGGTCCGGAAAAGACGGCTTCTTCCACGTCGCCGCGACTGAGCGAGTAGCGAAACGAACGATTGACATCGGTGCCGTCTGCCCCGGCTTCGATGTAGCGCACGACAATTTCTTCAACATCTAAGCAGATTTCTGCTTTCCACTGTGGTTGCTCGATGAACCAGCGGTGGAGATCGTCGCAATCGCGCAGGCAGCCCCGATCGCGCAGCCACTGCTCGAGGTCGGGCAGGGGGTGATTGTACAGAGGCGTTTCGGCAGGCGGCAACGTCATGGGCGGGTGGGAGCCTCCTCAATTGGGGGTGCTGGTGAGACGAGGCCTGCGCCGGGCAGCGTTGAGGCTGCGCGCTCGAGGGGTGCAGCAGCAGTAGCGGGCATCTGAAACGTCACGTCGCCGCGCGTTAATCCGATCGCAATTGCCAATAACAGACAGGTCAAGAGCGTCAGACCCAGAGCAAACAGCGCGAAGACTTCTCCGGCCGATAGGGGACGATCGGTCGGGTCTAAATAAGCCGATGAGGCCGCACGGTGAGTCCGAGCCGTGCGCGCGTAATCGGGCGTTTGAATGACGTTGATGCGCGAATAGCCGATACGTTGGTCGTAGAGCGAGCGGCGCTGTGGGTTGCTGAGCGTCGCGTAGGCTTCATTTAAGATTTGAAACTTGGCCTTAGCTAGATCGGCTGGCAAATCGGTAGTGTCGGGATGGTAGCGCTTGCTGAGTTCGCGATAGGCGCGGCGGATCGCGATCGGCGATGCCGACGGGTGCAATCCGAGCAAAGCGTAATAGCTGTTCGTCATCGGAGCTGCGGTGCTTCGTTTAGAAGGGGATCCGTGCGATCGCTGGGTCACGCGCAGGCTCCTAGATGAGCGGCGGGAAGTTCGTCCCATATTTTAGCGGAGTCGTCTCCCGCCCTGGAAGTCCGAATCCAGCAAACGTGCGGGGGAACCGACACTCGGTTGATGCGGGACCGCCCGTGGTTGATAGGATGTTCGTAACGTTTCGCAACAATTTAGGGTCATGTTTTCTTGCTTACGAACGCTCTTATCCGGTTGGGTGGTCGGGCTATTGTTCGCTTCGGCATTGTTGGTTGGCGCCACACCCCCGGCAGTCGCTGTTCCGACAGAGCGTCCAGCTGCAGCCCCCGTGCAATTGGCACGTTTGTTTTCGTTCTCCGGTTCCCAACCGACGAACTTGGGCGTTGCGGACGGACGGCTTGCCCCGTGTCCGCCGTCGCCAAACTGCGTGTCGAGCCAGAGTGTGGAGGAGGACCATCGCATCGCCCCGCTGGAGCTTCCCGGCAAACCTGAGGCGGCGATCGGGCGCCTGCAGTCACTGTTAGAAGACATTGACAATACGAAAATCATCGAGACGGGAAATCGTTACCTCTACGCTCAGTTCACCAGCCGCATCATGGGTTTCGTCGATGACGTAGAGTTCTACGTGGATGGCGACGGACGCGTCCAGGTGCGCTCGGCTTCGCGCTTGGGCGAGTCCGATCTCGGGGTCAATCGCAAACGCATCGAGGCAATTCGCGCGGCGCTTGCAGTCTAGGACCCGAGCGACCGTCAGGAGGAGTGGCGCGCTCGCCCTGAACTGGCTAACAACTTGAGGTCGATACCGTCTGAAGATGCTCTCGTCAGCGGTATCGACCGTATTCACTGCAGTGGAACGCGCTAACCTGAGAGCAATAGTTCGGCTGGGACAACGCCCGCGTGTTAAACGTAGGATATTCAATGAGCGCTCGACCCGAACCGACGTTCGTATTGGCGGTGACGATCGATGCGATCGCTCCAATTGCTCGTTGCCGGATAGGAACAGGTCTCAACGTTCCGGGTTCTCACGAGCGCGACCCTGCTGCTAGAGAAAACCGGACCGAACGCGATGAGCCAAACGACCTCAGTGCTGTCAGCGTTGCTGGCTTCCCTGCCGCACTTGCGAGCGCAGATTTATTTCAAGTCGTCGCTAACCGCGCTTTCACACGCCATGGAAGATCGCGTGCTGGCAAGTAGTACGCCATTCATGGTTATCGCCAGCTTTCAACGCGAGCGCTATTACCGTCAAGAAGCCTATCGATACCGCCGCATTGCGAAGGTTACCCCTCACGTCTACGTTCTAGCCGCACCCGAAACCGAGTTCCGGGCGGGGAGCGGCGACTACGAAACGATCGCCTTCCCGCCGGACGATCCGCTTGCCCGCGAGTGGCATTTGGTCGTACTCGGTGCGAGCGATGCTGCCTGTTTGATCTGCCGCGAATGCGACAGCGAGCCCGTCGCCGCCCCTGATGTTGAGGCTGCTCGCCGCTTTGAAGGGGTTTGGACCTTCGATCGCGATGTTTGTACGATTGCTGCCAACATCTTGATCGATCGCGCGATCGCCTTCCGACCCGAGCTTGCCGACCCTCTTGCCGAGACGCGATCGCGGTACGTGCAATCAGGCGCTATTGGAGCACCCGATCCGCAACCGTTTGTCGAACGCTTGGTCACGCACCTGCAAGCCGGTCAGTACAGACTCGTCAAAGCCTATCGCTCCTTGGCAGAGAAGGAGCGCATGGAGCGCCTGCAGCGCTCGATCGCCACCATTGTGCGCCGTTCCCTCGACCCTGCTGAGGTATTGCAAGCGGCTGTCGAACAGCTTGGGAGCACTTTAAATGCATGCCGCTGTATTGTTTACCGCTGTCGGGCAGAGGATGACAGTGCCACTGTTGCGCATGAGTATCTCGATAGCGATCTGCCTTCTCTCGCTGGCGAGCGCCTGCCTCTGCAGTCCCATCCGCTGCTGCAAGCGGCAATCGAAGCCCGCGATGCGCGCTACTCCGACGACCTCGCCGCCGATCTCGACGCTACTGCGACTGGTGAATGGCTCGAACGGGCAAGCATATCTGCGTGGATAGTCGTACCGATGTTCTACAAGGACCGATTGCTCGGGGCGATCGAGCTGCACCGCTGTACGCCGACCCGACCGAGCTGGCAGACCAATGACGTCCGGCTGGTGGAAGCGATCGCCAATCAAGTGAGCATTGCTCTTGCCCAAGCCGAAGCCTACGCGCATCTCGGCGAGTTAAACGAACAGCTGGCCGCTCTCGATCGCACGCGGTCCAACCTGGTAGCGATTACCGGCCACGAGCTGCGAACGCCGCTCTCGACCGTGCAAGTTTGTTTGGAAAGTCTTGCTGCCGAACCGGACATGTCCGGTGAGTTGCGCCAGGTCATGCTCAACACAGCCCTCAACGATGCCGCACGGATGCGGGATTTGATCCAAGACTTCTTGACGCTCTCGCGTTTGGAGAGCGGTCGCGTAGAGTGGAACCCCGAACCGGTGGCGATCGACGAATGTGCGGACCTCGCTATCAGCAACGCCCGGGCTCGCGCTCGCCAAAAAAATAATAGTCTCCCGGCAATCCACACGGCGATCGCGGTTGACTTACCTCCCGTAAGCGCCGACGGTGAATGGTTCGTTGAAGTGCTAGCTAAGTTGCTCGACAACGCCTGTAAGTTTACCGATCCTGACGGGACGATCTCGTTGGCTGCCGAACAGAGCAGCGACGGCTCGGTCAGCGTGACCGTTGCCGACACGGGGCGGGGGATCGAGCCGGCATTTTTAGAAACCGTGTTCGACCGCTTTTATCAAGAAGAAGGTGCGCTCCAACGTACGACCGGCGGCACGGGTCTGGGATTAGCCATCTGCCGGCAGATCGTTAACAAGTGGGGCGGTCAGATCTGGGCAGAGTCGGCCGGACGCGATCGCGGCACTCAGGTCCACTTCACGGTCCCGGTTTGCACGAGTTCCGTTGATTCGCCACTCTCTTCGTTGCCCGCACAGCGCTCCCAGCGTCGCTCGTTATCCTGACGATTGGTTGAAGGCCTTGCCGTGCGCGGTTCGGACCCGGTTCGCCCGCTCTGAGGATTGGTCGTCCGTGCAACGATAAAGTCGGTAGTTGTATTCCCCAAGATCGCCGCGCAACTGGCGATCGCACCCTTCGGCACCCAGATCGAAGCGAAAGCGTCGGCCGATCGACCACAAATCGAACGGCCTCGCGCGCGTTGCAATTTCCGATCGCAACGCCGCGATCGCGGCAGTGTCGCGCGCTGCTCCGGCCGCACGGTCGCGATGGGCAAGAAAGTACTCCACGGAAAAATCTACCTCGGCTCGGTCAAACTCTCGCGCCAGGGCCATCATGGTGCCCGTCTGCCCGTGGTGGAGGTGTATCGTCGCAATGGTTACCGGGCCGACCGCGCGATCGCTCTCGGCCTCGGCTGCAGCAATCGTACGGGCTAGCAAATCCGGACGGGGCGTCTGCAAATAGCCCGCATTCGCAATAACCGTCATTGCTCCGAACGTGCCGGCCAGCCCAAAAGCAATCACCGTGCGGTAATCGGGTCTTACTGCAAAGCGAGCCGAACGGGCAACTGGTGCGGCAACCGGAACGCGCCAACATGTCGCCACTGCCACTGCCACTAGTGCGATCGCGGCCGGAAAATACACGTACTGAAAGCGCGAAGCTAAGGTCAAATCCAGCTCCAATCCGTAAGTGCAGCCGAGGAATAACGCGATGGCACTCAGGAAGTAGCCGCTCAGCGCCTTTAATTCCAACTGCTGCGGGCAGTGGCGCCACCCCCACACCACGCGCGGTAGGGCCCAAAGTGCAAACCCCACCATCAGCCCGCCCGACGCGATCGCCACCGGCACTGGGACCTGCGCTGTCACTGCTGTAGGCAATAGTGTCACCTGACTCAGATTCCACATCAGCAAGCGCGCGAGCGGCTGCAGCCAATCCTCCTGAGGATCGCCATCGTAGATCCACTGCGTGGGACTCGAGCCACTAATATCTCCGAGCACCGGCAGCCACACGATCGCTCCCGCGATCGAGCCGCCAATCGCTACCAGCAATGCCTGCCAGGGGAAGCGCGACCATCGCGATCGCACCGCCCACATCGTACCCAGCAACATGGGTACCTGGGCGCCCAACACGAAGGCAAAAAAGAAGTGCGTCGCCATGCCAAGCGCATTCACTGCCGTCCAAAGCAGCGCGATCGCTATTGAAAACTGCCTGCGACCGGCGATCGCCTGCACCGCCCGCAGTCCGCAAGCCAGCGACGCGATCGCCAGCAGCTCGGCTAGCGTGTAATGTCGTGCCTCACGCGCCAAGAAAATCCCGAATGGCGACAGCGCCATCAGCATCGCTGCAATCAGTGCCATCCGACGCGTGCCGGCCATGCGCATCAGTACGTAAAGTGCCGGCACCGAGAGCGCGCCCAACAAAGCTGAAAGCGATCGCGCGGCCGTCAATGCCGGCCAGCCTCCCTCAGGCGCAAAGATTTGCATCCAACCGTGAACGAGCAAGAAAAAGAGCGGTGGATGCGTGCTCTCTGCAAACAAGTTCTGCAACACGCTGCCCCAGCTTCCGCCTGACGCGAGCGGCTGTAGGAGCTCGGGGACCGCGATCGCGCGATTCAGCGGTACGTCCAGGAAACTATTCCCGAGTCCGAACACCGTCGTTGCCAGCTCGTCCCGCCACGCCGGTTTCGCTGCTAGCCCCACCACCCGCACTACCAATGCAACCGCCGTCCAGATCCACAGCCACG
Above is a genomic segment from Rubidibacter lacunae KORDI 51-2 containing:
- a CDS encoding DUF3143 domain-containing protein, coding for MTLPPAETPLYNHPLPDLEQWLRDRGCLRDCDDLHRWFIEQPQWKAEICLDVEEIVVRYIEAGADGTDVNRSFRYSLSRGDVEEAVFSGP
- a CDS encoding J domain-containing protein → MTNSYYALLGLHPSASPIAIRRAYRELSKRYHPDTTDLPADLAKAKFQILNEAYATLSNPQRRSLYDQRIGYSRINVIQTPDYARTARTHRAASSAYLDPTDRPLSAGEVFALFALGLTLLTCLLLAIAIGLTRGDVTFQMPATAAAPLERAASTLPGAGLVSPAPPIEEAPTRP
- a CDS encoding DUF1499 domain-containing protein; the encoded protein is MFSCLRTLLSGWVVGLLFASALLVGATPPAVAVPTERPAAAPVQLARLFSFSGSQPTNLGVADGRLAPCPPSPNCVSSQSVEEDHRIAPLELPGKPEAAIGRLQSLLEDIDNTKIIETGNRYLYAQFTSRIMGFVDDVEFYVDGDGRVQVRSASRLGESDLGVNRKRIEAIRAALAV
- a CDS encoding DICT sensory domain-containing protein is translated as MSQTTSVLSALLASLPHLRAQIYFKSSLTALSHAMEDRVLASSTPFMVIASFQRERYYRQEAYRYRRIAKVTPHVYVLAAPETEFRAGSGDYETIAFPPDDPLAREWHLVVLGASDAACLICRECDSEPVAAPDVEAARRFEGVWTFDRDVCTIAANILIDRAIAFRPELADPLAETRSRYVQSGAIGAPDPQPFVERLVTHLQAGQYRLVKAYRSLAEKERMERLQRSIATIVRRSLDPAEVLQAAVEQLGSTLNACRCIVYRCRAEDDSATVAHEYLDSDLPSLAGERLPLQSHPLLQAAIEARDARYSDDLAADLDATATGEWLERASISAWIVVPMFYKDRLLGAIELHRCTPTRPSWQTNDVRLVEAIANQVSIALAQAEAYAHLGELNEQLAALDRTRSNLVAITGHELRTPLSTVQVCLESLAAEPDMSGELRQVMLNTALNDAARMRDLIQDFLTLSRLESGRVEWNPEPVAIDECADLAISNARARARQKNNSLPAIHTAIAVDLPPVSADGEWFVEVLAKLLDNACKFTDPDGTISLAAEQSSDGSVSVTVADTGRGIEPAFLETVFDRFYQEEGALQRTTGGTGLGLAICRQIVNKWGGQIWAESAGRDRGTQVHFTVPVCTSSVDSPLSSLPAQRSQRRSLS
- a CDS encoding glycosyltransferase family 39 protein, which gives rise to MDFRTPGQRPAQSNGWLHALRDRATVLAAEPWLWIWTAVALVVRVVGLAAKPAWRDELATTVFGLGNSFLDVPLNRAIAVPELLQPLASGGSWGSVLQNLFAESTHPPLFFLLVHGWMQIFAPEGGWPALTAARSLSALLGALSVPALYVLMRMAGTRRMALIAAMLMALSPFGIFLAREARHYTLAELLAIASLACGLRAVQAIAGRRQFSIAIALLWTAVNALGMATHFFFAFVLGAQVPMLLGTMWAVRSRWSRFPWQALLVAIGGSIAGAIVWLPVLGDISGSSPTQWIYDGDPQEDWLQPLARLLMWNLSQVTLLPTAVTAQVPVPVAIASGGLMVGFALWALPRVVWGWRHCPQQLELKALSGYFLSAIALFLGCTYGLELDLTLASRFQYVYFPAAIALVAVAVATCWRVPVAAPVARSARFAVRPDYRTVIAFGLAGTFGAMTVIANAGYLQTPRPDLLARTIAAAEAESDRAVGPVTIATIHLHHGQTGTMMALAREFDRAEVDFSVEYFLAHRDRAAGAARDTAAIAALRSEIATRARPFDLWSIGRRFRFDLGAEGCDRQLRGDLGEYNYRLYRCTDDQSSERANRVRTAHGKAFNQSSG